A stretch of Arachis hypogaea cultivar Tifrunner chromosome 15, arahy.Tifrunner.gnm2.J5K5, whole genome shotgun sequence DNA encodes these proteins:
- the LOC112749970 gene encoding peroxidase C1C-like, translated as MKLPRPLLVALLVLSLIVVPSKADLDDFFNGFGFHFRHGRQQQQQQEQQEQQAQGNDNQDPPGAQVNEPRGSYIAGAYGIGGSPPPPQQTAVQPAEPADFKPAQTVITNNLGGLSVGFYDRSCPNAEKIVADWLAELIKTNPSAPANFIRLAFHDCAVGGCDASILLDSIGQGDKVEKGSIFNGMSLKGADLIDDLKMRLEEECPQTVSCADAIAFTANEAMAIAGGVRQRPLGGRRDALNSLATLADQNLASPTATIDQMSAIFKRLGFNQEEMVVLLGAHSVGTAHCDLFMDRVYNFRNTQKPDPVLPLPYVEDLRRLCANPGTPQFRNPNVNFDETPYALDNRYFKNLVQNKALLLSDSSLKDDPRTGPTVRQMAENDTLFPKRFAELFTKMTTFNVLTGLLGEVRKTCRSTNN; from the exons ATGAAGTTGCCACGGCCACTGCTGGTGGCGCTTTTGGTGCTGAGCCTGATCGTCGTTCCTTCAAAGGCAGATCTGGATGACTTTTTCAACGGCTTCGGCTTTCACTTCAGACATGgacgacaacaacaacaacaacaagaacaacaagaacaacagGCTCAAGGAAATGATAATCAAGACCCGCCGGGAGCCCAAGTAAACGAGCCCAGGGGTTCATATATTGCTGGTGCATACGGCATAGGAGGATCGCCGCCGCCACCTCAACAGACGGCTGTTCAGCCTGCAGAGCCGGCTGATTTTAAGCCTGCACAGACGGTTATTACTAATAACTTAGGTGGTCTGTCGGTGGGGTTCTACGATAGAAGTTGCCCTAATGCAGAGAAGATTGTGGCTGATTGGTTGGCAGAACTTATAAAGACAAATCCATCTGCACCTGCTAACTTTATTCGTCTTGCATTCCATGATTGTGCTGTTGGT GGTTGTGATGCCTCGATCTTGCTAGACTCCATTGGGCAAGGAGATAAAGTGGAGAAGGGTTCAATCTTCAACGGAATGAGCCTCAAAGGTGCCGATCTGATCGACGACCTAAAAATGAGATTGGAGGAAGAGTGTCCACAGACAGTGTCATGTGCAGATGCGATTGCTTTTACAGCCAACGAGGCGATGGCAATAGCTGGGGGAGTCCGCCAGCGTCCTCTAGGAGGACGCAGGGACGCCCTCAACTCCCTGGCTACCCTGGCAGATCAGAACCTGGCCTCGCCAACTGCCACGATAGACCAGATGTCCGCAATCTTTAAGAGGCTAGGTTTCAATCAAGAGGAAATGGTGGTGCTCTTGGGTGCACACTCCGTTGGTACAGCACACTGTGATCTTTTCATGGATAGGGTTTACAACTTCAGAAACACGCAGAAGCCTGATCCAGTGCTTCCATTGCCATATGTGGAAGATTTGAGGAGACTTTGCGCTAATCCTGGAACACCACAATTCAGGAACCCTAATGTGAACTTTGATGAAACGCCTTATGCATTGGACAACCGCTACTTCAAGAACCTTGTACAGAACAAGGCTTTGTTGCTGTCGGATTCTTCGTTAAAAGATGATCCTAGGACGGGTCCCACCGTGAGACAGATGGCGGAAAATGATACGTTGTTCCCAAAGAGGTTTGCTGAGTTGTTCACTAAGATGACTACTTTTAATGTGCTCACTGGTCTTCTTGGAGAAGTTAGGAAGACTTGTAGGTCCACTAATAATTGA